Below is a genomic region from Fusobacterium canifelinum.
AAACAGAAACTTCTCCTTTTGTTGCAAAAGTATATGCTGGTATCATAGATAAAAGTGTTGATTTCCCTGAGCCATTTAATCCAATTAAAGCCCAGTTCTCTCCTTCTTTTATTTCCCAATTTATATTTTTTAAAATCTCTCTACCATCTCTTTTAAAAGAAACATTTTTATAAGATAAAATTTTTTCCATTACATTTTTTCTCCACGGCTCATTGCAAGTACACCAGATTTTGCTATTTCTAAAACTCCATAAGTATTCATTATTTCAACAAAGCCATCTAATTTTTTGACATCACCTGTAAGCTCAATTACTAATGATTTTGGAGTTACATCTAGTATTTTACCACGATAAATATCTGCAATTTGCACAATTTGAGACCTTGTTTCATCATTTGCTTTTACTTTTATAAGCATAAGTTCTCTTCTTATTACACCTTCATCAGGGAAAATTTTAACTTTAACAACATCTATAATCTTATAAACTTGTTTTTGAATTTGATCCAATAACTCTTTATCTCCATCAACTGTCAATGTAAGTCTAGCATAACCCTCTTTATTTGTTATGCCAGAGGACATTTTTTTTACAAAATAACCTCTTCTGTTAAATAAAGACATTATTCTTGCTGCAATACCACTAGTATTTTTAGTAATTACTAAAATATCATGTTCTTTATTCATTTTCTAAAACACCTCTTTTCCCCACTATACAACTTACATCTTTTCCAGCAGGTATCATAGGATAAACATTTTCTTCTTTTTCAACTATACACTCAACTAAAACTGCTTCATCAGATTCTAAAATCTTTTTCAAATGTTTCTTTAAATCTTTTTTATTTGTTAATTGAATAGATTTTATTCCATAAGCTTCACCAATTTTTATAAAATCTGGATTATAGCTTAAATCAACTGAGGAATATCTTTTTTTATGGAATAATTCTTGCCACTGTCTAACCATACCTAAATATGAATTATTGATTATAAAAACCTTAACAGGAAGATTATATTCTTTCATTAACATCAATTCTTGAAAAGTCATTTGGAAACCACCATCTCCAACAATTGCTATAACCTTTTTATCAGGATTAGCAACCTGTGCCCCTATTGCAGCAGGAAGTCCAAACCCCATAGTCCCTGCTCCTCCTGATGTAATTATTGAATGAGGATTTTCATAAGTCATATACTGTGCAGTCCACATTTGATGTTGCCCAACATCAGTTGAAATTATTGCATTTCCCTTTGTTATTTTGTTTATTTCAAATAAAACTTCTTGTGGAATTAGCTTATTATCTTCTGTTTTTCTATATATTAAAGAATATTCTTTTTTCCATTTTTTTATTTGCTTTAACCATTCATTATGAGAAAGTTTAGGTGCATTCTCATTTAGGTCTGCTAAAACGTTTTTTAAATCTCCAACTATTGGAACATCTATTAACTTATTTTTTCCAATTTCAGCAGGATCTATATCTATATGAATGATTTTGGCATTAGGTAGGAATTTTTGTGGGTTTCCTGTAACTCTATCATCAAATCTCATACCAGCAGCTATTATTAAATCTGCTTCATTAGCAGCATAGTTAGCATAAGTTGTACCATGCATACCTATCATTCCAAGTGCTAAGTCATGGCTTCCTGGAAATGAACCAAGTCCTAGTAAAGTCATTGCAACAGGAATATTAGTTTTATTCACAAATTCTTTTAATTCTTCACATGCATTAGCCTTTAAAATTCCTGCACCCGCTATTATTAAAGGTTTTTTAGAATCTTTTATCATCTTGATAGCAGTTTTTATTTGTTTTTTATGTCCTTCATAAACAGGATTATATCCTTCAAGATGGAAGGGTTTTTCATATAATTTATTAAATTCATCATAAGAAATTTCTTGTAATTGTATATCTCTTGGTATATCCACTAAAACAGGTCCAGGTCTTCCAGTACTTGCTATATAGTAAGCTTCTCTTAATATTCTAGGTAAATCTTTTATATCTTGAATTAAATAATTCATTTTAGTTATAGGAACAGTTATTCCAAGTATGTCAGATTCTTGAAAAGCATCTTTTCCCAATAGAGAACTACTGACCTGTCCTGTTATTACAAGTAATGGAATAGAGTCCATATGGGCAGTCATAATTCCTGTTACCAAGTTTGTAGCTCCTGGTCCAGATGTTGCAAGGCAAGCACCAACCCTACCAGTTGATCTAGCGTAACCATCAGCTTCATGAACAGCACCTTGTTCATGTCTTGCGAAATAATGTTTAATTTTTTTAAAATTGTATAGCTCATCATATATAGGTATAACAGCTCCACCAGGATAACCAAAAATTTCATTTATACCTAATCTTGATAAACATTCAAGTAAAATTTTAGCTCCTTTTATCATCTTCTCATTTGCCATATAGAACTCCTTTACATTTGAGAATTTAATCTCTCTATTTCATATCCTTCTTTCTTAAAAACTTCTATAATTTTATGTATATGTTCTTCACCATTTGTTTCAACTGTAACTTGTAGTTCAACATCTTTAAATCTTGATAAATTTTTAAATTGATTATGTTCTAGCTTAATAACATTTGCATTTTGTTTTGATAAAAGTTCAGCAACTTTTAAAAGTTGTCCAGGTTTATCAGCTAGTTGAACAGAGAAAGTAAAAATTCTGCCCCTCATAATAAGTCCTTTATTTATCATAGATGAAATTGTTAAAACATCTATATTACCTCCACTTACAACAGCAACTATTTTTTTACCTTTAACATTTAATTTTTTAGCTGCTGCCACTGGTAATATTCCTGAGTTTTCTGCAACTATTTTATGTTTTTCAACAAGTAATAGGAAAGCTTCCATAAGCTCATAATCAGAAACAGTAATTATATCATCAACATATTTTTTAATATATTCAAAGTTTATTTCACCTATTCTTTTAACAGCTGTACCATCTGCTATTGTGTTTGCTTCTTTAAGTTCAACAACTTCACCTTTTTGTAATGCAGCAATTGCAGATGCAGCTCCCTCTGGCTCAACTCCTATAACTTTTACCTGTGGATTTTTTAATTTTGCAGCACAAGCAATTCCTGAAACTAAACCTCCACCACCAAGAGGAACAAGTATAATATCTGCATTAGGTAACTCATCTAATATTTCAAGTGCAATAGTTCCTTGTCCTTCTAATACTTCTTCATCATTGAAAGGATGTACAAAGATGTAGCCATTTTCTTTTTGTAATTCTAAGGCTTTTTTATATGCGTCATCATATACTTCCCCATGGAGTACAACTTCTGCTCCAAATCTTCTAGTTGCTTCAACCTTGATTAGAGGTGTATGTTGTGGCATTACAATTACTGCCTTAATTCCTATTTTTTTGCGGCATAAGCAACACCTTGTGCATGATTTCCAGCAGATGAAGCTATAACTCCTTTTTTCTTTTCTTCATCAGAAAGTTTTGCAATTTTGTTATATGCTCCTCTTATTTTGAATGAACCAGTTTTTTGTAAATTTTCTGGTTTTAGATATACTTCATTTCCTGACTCTTCAGAAAATACAGGACTATGAATTAATTTTGTTTTAACAATGACCGTTCCCAGTCTTTCTCTTGCTTCCATAAAATCATAAAGTTTGTGCATTTTGATCTCCTATTCTACATATATAGCCCCAGAGGCAGCTGATGAAACATGTGCTGCATATCTTTTTAAATATCCTTTAACATTAGGCTCATAAGGTTTTAATTCTGCTTTTCTTCTTGCTATTTCTTCATCAGAAAGTTTTACATTTATCTTTCTGTTTGGAATATCTATTTCAATGATATCTCCATCTTGAACTATTGCTATTGTTCCACCCGCAGCAGCTTCAGGTGACACATGCCCAATAGATGCTCCTCTTGTTGCTCCTGAGAATCTTCCATCAGTTATAAGGGCAACATCTTTTCCTAAGCCCATACCAGCTATTGTAGCAGTAGGTGCAAGCATTTCTCTCATTCCTGGTCCACCCTTTGGTCCTTCATATCTAATAACAACAACATCCCCAGCAACTATCTTTTTCTCTCTCATTGCCTTAATAGTTTCTTCTTCACTGTTAAATACTTTTGCAGGTCCTGAGTGAACAAGCATTTCTTTATCAACAGCTCCTTCTTTTACAACACAACCATCTTCTGCAAGATTTCCTTTTAAAACTGCAATTCCACCTGTTGTATAAGCTGGTTTATCCCAAGGTTTTATAACATCATCATCATTTATATAAGCTTCTTTTGCAAGTTCACCTTGTGTTCTTAGTGCAACAGTTTTTTCATCTCCATGTAGTCCACCATTTTCATAAAGTCTTTTCATAACTCCTGTAACTCCACCAGCTCTGTATAAGTCTTCTATAAAATATTCACCAGAAGGAGATAGTTTACATAATTGAGGAGTCTTTTTAGCAATATCATTAAAATCATCTAATGTTAAGTCTACCCCTGCTTCATGTGCTATTGCTGGTAGGTGTAGAGCAGTATTTGATGAACCACCTAAGGCCATATCAACTGCAACTGCATTTTCAAAAGCCTTTTTAGTCATAATATCACTAGGTCTTAAATCAGATTTTAGAATTTCAAGTATTTGCATGCCAGCTTTCTTAGCAAGTCTTAATCTTTCAGAAAATACAGCAGGTACTGTACCATTTCCTGGAAGCCCCATTCCTAATGCTTCTGTTAAACAGTTCATAGTGTTTGCAGTGTACATTCCTGCACAAGAACCACAAGTAGGACAAGCTAAATCTTCAACTGTATTTAACTCTTTTCTTGTAATAAGTCCTGCTTCATATTGCCCAACTGCTTCAAAAACATTACTTAATCCAACTTTTTTACCTTTATATACTCCTGCAAGCATAGCTCCACCACTTATAAAGATAGAAGGTATATTCAATCTTGCAGCTGCCATTAACATTCCAGGAACAACTTTATCACAGTTTGGAATAAATACTATTGCATCAAAAGGTGTTGCCATTGCAACTGCCTCAACAGAGTCTGCTATTAGTTGTCTTGTTACTAATGAATATTTCATTCCTATATGATTCATTGCAAGCCCATCACAAATTCCTATTGTGTTGAATTCCATAGGAACTCCACCTGCATTTCTAATTCCATCTTTTACTGCTTGTACTAATGTTTGTAGGTGTACATGTCCTGGGATTATTTCATTAAATGAGTTAGCAATTCCAATTATTGGTCTATCCATTTCTTCTGATATAAAACCTAGACCTTTTAATAGAGAACGATGAGGTGCTCTTGCTGCTCCATCTTTTAGATTGTTACTTCTTGACATAAATTTCACTGCTCCTTAATATATAGTTATTTTTTTGTTTAAATTTATAGTATAAATAAACTAAATTTTAATAAAAATAAAATGTTATAAAAAAAGACGATTATATATAATCGCCTTATCTAAAATATTATTATATTCAAAGTTATATTTACATTGTTTATATTTATAAAGTAGCTATTATTGTTGCATTATTTTAACTAAATCCTAAATCACAATTCTAAAAACTTTTAAGGCTGATTTTATTATTTGTTTGTCTATCAGTAATAATAAGTATGACTAGAATTATAATTAGAATGAATAATGACATTATATATTTAGCTCCTTTCAAAAAATTATTTTGTCCAGTATACAAAATTTTAAAAGAAAAAGAAAATATATATTATATATATTAAAAATTTATTACATCTATACTAAATATTTTTGATAATAAAAAAATGGAGTCGTTAAACTCCATTTTCTTCCATATCAGCTGATATTTAATTTTTATTATGCTATATATTTTTGTATTGCTTCTAGTTCAACCTTTTTAAACTCTATATTCGTTAGAGTGCTTTCAGATTTCTTTATTTGTTTTCTTATTGTTTCTATCCAAGCATCATAACTTTCATACACTGTGTTATCAAAGGCTGCTCCTGAAGTTTTTTGTCCTTCAAGGTATTTTATCAGTGCCTTATCATTTTCTATTTCTTTCATTACTGATGCTTCCCTTTTTATAGCGTTTTCCAATTTTTTAGCATATTTTCCCATTAATTCCTTTTTTTCAGTTGCATTCATAACTTTTACCTC
It encodes:
- the ilvN gene encoding acetolactate synthase small subunit, translating into MNKEHDILVITKNTSGIAARIMSLFNRRGYFVKKMSSGITNKEGYARLTLTVDGDKELLDQIQKQVYKIIDVVKVKIFPDEGVIRRELMLIKVKANDETRSQIVQIADIYRGKILDVTPKSLVIELTGDVKKLDGFVEIMNTYGVLEIAKSGVLAMSRGEKM
- the ilvB gene encoding biosynthetic-type acetolactate synthase large subunit, which codes for MANEKMIKGAKILLECLSRLGINEIFGYPGGAVIPIYDELYNFKKIKHYFARHEQGAVHEADGYARSTGRVGACLATSGPGATNLVTGIMTAHMDSIPLLVITGQVSSSLLGKDAFQESDILGITVPITKMNYLIQDIKDLPRILREAYYIASTGRPGPVLVDIPRDIQLQEISYDEFNKLYEKPFHLEGYNPVYEGHKKQIKTAIKMIKDSKKPLIIAGAGILKANACEELKEFVNKTNIPVAMTLLGLGSFPGSHDLALGMIGMHGTTYANYAANEADLIIAAGMRFDDRVTGNPQKFLPNAKIIHIDIDPAEIGKNKLIDVPIVGDLKNVLADLNENAPKLSHNEWLKQIKKWKKEYSLIYRKTEDNKLIPQEVLFEINKITKGNAIISTDVGQHQMWTAQYMTYENPHSIITSGGAGTMGFGLPAAIGAQVANPDKKVIAIVGDGGFQMTFQELMLMKEYNLPVKVFIINNSYLGMVRQWQELFHKKRYSSVDLSYNPDFIKIGEAYGIKSIQLTNKKDLKKHLKKILESDEAVLVECIVEKEENVYPMIPAGKDVSCIVGKRGVLENE
- the ilvD gene encoding dihydroxy-acid dehydratase, with protein sequence MSRSNNLKDGAARAPHRSLLKGLGFISEEMDRPIIGIANSFNEIIPGHVHLQTLVQAVKDGIRNAGGVPMEFNTIGICDGLAMNHIGMKYSLVTRQLIADSVEAVAMATPFDAIVFIPNCDKVVPGMLMAAARLNIPSIFISGGAMLAGVYKGKKVGLSNVFEAVGQYEAGLITRKELNTVEDLACPTCGSCAGMYTANTMNCLTEALGMGLPGNGTVPAVFSERLRLAKKAGMQILEILKSDLRPSDIMTKKAFENAVAVDMALGGSSNTALHLPAIAHEAGVDLTLDDFNDIAKKTPQLCKLSPSGEYFIEDLYRAGGVTGVMKRLYENGGLHGDEKTVALRTQGELAKEAYINDDDVIKPWDKPAYTTGGIAVLKGNLAEDGCVVKEGAVDKEMLVHSGPAKVFNSEEETIKAMREKKIVAGDVVVIRYEGPKGGPGMREMLAPTATIAGMGLGKDVALITDGRFSGATRGASIGHVSPEAAAGGTIAIVQDGDIIEIDIPNRKINVKLSDEEIARRKAELKPYEPNVKGYLKRYAAHVSSAASGAIYVE